The window GACCTCACATATAGGCCTGGATGAACCCAGACGCATACTGGACATCGGTTGCGGGCCGGGCAACAGCACGGCGGTATTGGAGCAGAGATGGCCAGGGGCCCACATCATCGGTTTGGATAGTTCAGAGAGCATGATAAAGAAAGCAAAGGAAGACCATCCCAACATCGAGTTCGTCTCCAGGGATGCGTGTGATGACCTATCCGACCTGGGTGATTTCGATATCGTGTTCTCGAACGCGTCGCTCCAGTGGATGCCGGACCACCCATCACTGATACCGCGCCTTTTCGGCATGCTGCGGGAGCGCGGGACCTTTGCGGCGCAGATACCGCAGTTCGACAGGATGCCGGCCTCTCAAGCTATCGATGAGGTGGTCGCATCCGATGAATGGAGAGACTATTTCCTTGA is drawn from Methanomassiliicoccus luminyensis B10 and contains these coding sequences:
- a CDS encoding methyltransferase domain-containing protein; this encodes MSDWDPKQYLRFGKERTRPVYDLTSHIGLDEPRRILDIGCGPGNSTAVLEQRWPGAHIIGLDSSESMIKKAKEDHPNIEFVSRDACDDLSDLGDFDIVFSNASLQWMPDHPSLIPRLFGMLRERGTFAAQIPQFDRMPASQAIDEVVASDEWRDYFLDFKSGLVHNPDELYYDILCERASSIDIWATEYHHIMPDHQAIVSMLSSTGLRPYLERLNREKARTFKEAVLENLVKRYPTRVDGKVLFPFKRLFIVASR